Proteins found in one Campylobacter lari genomic segment:
- the mgtE gene encoding magnesium transporter: MMNDFLEAQELLKNIPKDQSTYEINEALKTIKRYNEELYLQTLKSFDTYTLANVATITPEHILEDILEHLSIIKIAKAVEELESDDATDLIKRFEELNLQKTLAILNRLSSEDKEEILRLKNYDENTAGAYMQTEIFTASIDESIEKAIKRYRILKHSGQVDQIFQVYIIDNQGKLCNAINLSDLLIWDFKLSFADIIKNDNEKYKCYSIKDHEDIQKAIDIVEDYDLSVLAVVSDDGVLLGRITYDDIHDLIQENATEQIYNLAGVDEDAEEESAFKAAKARAFWLMINLTTSLISANIISLFSGEIEQLVALAVLMPIVASMGGNTGSQALAVTVRKLSLNEVEFKDAKKVILRESGISLLNGLIFASIMSIIAFIWFKTALLGLVIALSMLINLALAGFVGSFVPLTLKKFKIDPAVGSSVVITAITDGLGFFSFLLLAKMILL; the protein is encoded by the coding sequence ATGATGAATGATTTTTTAGAAGCACAAGAACTTTTAAAAAATATTCCCAAAGATCAAAGCACCTATGAAATTAATGAAGCTTTAAAAACTATCAAAAGATACAACGAAGAGCTTTATTTGCAAACTCTTAAATCTTTTGATACTTACACACTTGCAAATGTAGCTACTATAACGCCTGAACATATATTAGAAGATATTTTAGAACACCTAAGCATTATAAAGATCGCAAAAGCGGTAGAAGAGCTTGAAAGTGATGATGCAACTGACTTGATTAAGCGTTTTGAAGAACTAAATCTACAAAAAACCTTAGCTATTTTAAACCGCTTAAGTTCAGAAGATAAAGAAGAAATTTTACGCCTTAAAAACTATGATGAAAATACAGCTGGTGCTTATATGCAAACAGAAATTTTCACAGCTTCTATTGATGAGAGTATAGAAAAGGCTATTAAAAGATATAGAATTTTAAAACACTCAGGACAAGTGGATCAAATTTTTCAAGTTTATATCATAGATAATCAAGGAAAGCTTTGCAATGCTATCAACTTAAGCGATCTTTTGATTTGGGATTTTAAACTAAGTTTTGCAGATATTATAAAAAATGATAATGAAAAATATAAATGCTATAGCATTAAAGATCATGAAGATATACAAAAGGCTATCGATATAGTAGAAGATTATGATTTGAGTGTTTTAGCGGTTGTAAGTGATGATGGAGTGCTTTTAGGTAGAATTACTTATGATGATATTCATGATTTAATCCAAGAAAATGCAACAGAGCAAATTTACAACTTAGCCGGAGTTGATGAGGATGCTGAAGAAGAAAGTGCTTTTAAAGCAGCCAAAGCAAGAGCTTTTTGGCTTATGATCAACCTTACTACTTCATTAATCTCAGCTAATATCATTAGCCTTTTTTCAGGCGAAATAGAACAACTTGTAGCCTTAGCAGTACTTATGCCTATCGTAGCTTCTATGGGAGGCAATACAGGATCACAGGCTTTAGCAGTAACAGTTAGAAAACTTTCACTCAATGAAGTAGAATTTAAAGACGCTAAAAAAGTTATATTAAGAGAGAGTGGAATTTCTTTACTTAATGGGCTTATATTTGCTAGTATTATGAGTATCATAGCTTTTATATGGTTTAAAACAGCTCTTTTGGGGCTTGTTATAGCATTATCAATGTTAATTAATCTAGCTTTAGCAGGCTTTGTAGGATCTTTTGTACCTTTAACATTGAAAAAATTTAAAATTGATCCAGCAGTAGGCTCAAGTGTAGTAATTACTGCAATTACCGATGGTTTGGGATTTTTTAGTTTTTTACTTTTAGCAAAAATGATTTTATTATAA
- the tpx gene encoding thiol peroxidase, which produces MASITYKNQEIELIGDQLEVGDNAPRITLRTKNLAPVEIAPPGKTQILLTFPSLDTQVCSKQAKETNKRLTSMKNIEVITISMDLPFAMDRFCATEGVDDIIVASDFAFKDFGINYGVLIGDSVFAGLLARAAFVVKDGKIVYKQLVEELMGKIDFKDLELFMHKNYGYPLN; this is translated from the coding sequence ATGGCAAGCATCACATATAAAAACCAAGAAATAGAACTCATAGGAGATCAGCTAGAAGTTGGTGATAATGCTCCAAGAATAACTCTAAGAACTAAAAATCTCGCCCCAGTAGAAATAGCACCCCCTGGAAAAACTCAAATTTTACTAACCTTTCCTAGTTTAGATACTCAAGTATGCTCAAAGCAAGCCAAAGAAACCAACAAAAGACTAACTTCAATGAAAAATATTGAGGTTATCACCATTAGCATGGATTTACCTTTTGCTATGGATCGTTTTTGCGCTACCGAAGGAGTTGATGATATTATTGTAGCAAGTGATTTTGCTTTTAAAGATTTTGGTATTAACTATGGAGTTTTAATAGGCGATAGTGTATTTGCAGGATTATTAGCAAGAGCAGCCTTTGTAGTCAAAGACGGAAAAATAGTATATAAGCAACTTGTGGAAGAATTAATGGGAAAAATTGATTTTAAGGATTTAGAGCTTTTTATGCATAAAAATTATGGTTACCCTTTGAATTAA
- a CDS encoding replicative DNA helicase produces the protein MSYNNEHFDLDLERAILSSCIFSEDSFFSISSDIEINDFSLKAHQDIYKAILACVNAGEPISASFIRKHKKVDEQILAEVLATTSIADVSKYAYELREKSIRRQLLNFAYTIPTRVNEDKSISQISDEIGKEIFNLTNRVNSNSIKDMTMVMSELMDEFKKQKEAENKDILGLDTGFSELNKMTKGFKPGDLVIIAARPGMGKTTICLNFIEKTLRQNKGVVMFSLEMPATQIMQRLISAKTSIPLQKILIADLNDDEWSRVGDACNEYAQQNLYIYDSGYASIADIRSILRKIKAQDESIELCVVDYIGLMMSNSAFNDRHLQVSEISRGLKLLARELNMPVVALSQLNRSLESRANKRPMLSDLRESGAIEQDADTILFVYRDEVYREQEEKERENKAKNEGKTYERKFMPNPMQEKAELIIGKNRNGPVGHVDLLFLKEKSCFIEAPKEDFVVTNFEG, from the coding sequence ATGAGTTACAATAATGAGCATTTTGATTTAGATCTTGAAAGGGCGATTTTAAGTTCTTGTATATTCAGTGAGGATTCTTTTTTTAGTATTTCTTCAGATATTGAGATTAATGATTTTTCACTCAAAGCTCATCAAGATATTTACAAAGCGATTTTAGCTTGTGTGAATGCAGGCGAGCCTATAAGTGCAAGTTTTATAAGAAAACATAAAAAAGTAGATGAGCAAATTTTAGCTGAAGTTTTAGCCACTACCTCCATAGCAGATGTGAGCAAATACGCTTATGAACTAAGGGAAAAGTCCATTAGACGCCAACTTTTAAATTTTGCTTATACTATACCTACAAGGGTAAATGAAGATAAAAGCATTTCTCAAATTTCAGATGAAATAGGCAAAGAGATTTTTAATCTTACCAACCGTGTAAATAGTAATAGTATTAAGGATATGACTATGGTGATGTCTGAACTTATGGATGAGTTTAAAAAGCAAAAAGAAGCAGAAAACAAAGATATTTTGGGACTTGATACAGGTTTTAGTGAGCTTAATAAAATGACAAAAGGCTTTAAACCTGGTGATCTTGTAATCATCGCAGCACGCCCTGGTATGGGAAAAACTACGATTTGTTTAAATTTTATAGAAAAAACACTAAGGCAAAATAAAGGCGTTGTGATGTTTTCACTAGAAATGCCTGCTACACAAATCATGCAAAGATTAATCAGCGCAAAAACCTCTATTCCTTTGCAAAAAATTCTAATCGCAGATTTAAATGATGATGAGTGGAGTAGGGTGGGTGATGCTTGTAATGAATATGCACAACAAAATCTTTATATTTACGATAGCGGTTATGCTAGCATAGCAGATATTCGTTCAATTTTACGCAAAATCAAAGCCCAAGATGAGAGTATTGAACTTTGCGTAGTTGACTACATCGGTCTTATGATGAGTAATTCAGCTTTTAATGATAGGCATTTGCAAGTGAGTGAAATTTCAAGAGGTTTAAAACTTTTAGCAAGAGAATTAAATATGCCTGTGGTCGCTTTATCTCAGCTTAATCGTTCATTGGAAAGTAGAGCAAATAAGCGTCCTATGCTTAGTGATTTAAGAGAAAGTGGTGCTATAGAACAAGATGCAGATACCATTTTGTTTGTATATAGAGATGAGGTTTATAGAGAGCAAGAAGAAAAAGAAAGAGAAAATAAAGCAAAAAATGAAGGCAAAACTTATGAGAGAAAATTTATGCCAAATCCTATGCAAGAAAAGGCTGAGCTTATTATAGGTAAAAATAGAAATGGTCCTGTAGGGCATGTGGATTTGCTCTTCTTAAAAGAAAAATCTTGCTTTATTGAAGCTCCAAAAGAAGATTTTGTGGTTACAAACTTTGAAGGTTAA
- the cysK gene encoding cysteine synthase A: MSVYNNILDCIGNTPIVSLKEFAPNLYAKCEYFNPSHSIKDRAAVEMIKQALSEGKINQETTIIEATSGNTGIALAMICASLKLKLIIAMPESMSIERRKMMSFFGAKLELTQTSKGMQGALDRANELLSEIPNSFMVSQFENINNKNAHRKNTALEILKALPDLDIFLAGFGTGGTISGVGEILKEHNPNIKIIALEPAASPLLSQNTAASHKIQGIGANFIPKILNQKIIDEIVCVSNEDAINTALELGKNGIMAGISSGANIYMARKIALENPDKKVLTMLNDTAERYLSTDLFANL; the protein is encoded by the coding sequence ATGTCAGTTTATAATAATATTTTAGATTGTATAGGTAATACTCCGATTGTTTCTTTAAAAGAATTTGCTCCAAATCTTTATGCTAAATGTGAGTATTTTAATCCAAGTCATTCTATAAAAGATAGAGCGGCTGTAGAGATGATAAAACAAGCTTTAAGTGAGGGTAAGATCAATCAAGAAACAACTATTATAGAAGCCACTAGCGGAAATACTGGCATAGCTTTAGCAATGATTTGCGCAAGCTTAAAGCTTAAACTTATCATAGCTATGCCTGAGTCTATGAGTATTGAGCGTAGAAAAATGATGAGTTTTTTTGGTGCAAAGCTAGAGCTTACTCAAACAAGCAAGGGTATGCAAGGAGCACTTGATAGAGCTAATGAGCTTTTGAGTGAAATTCCAAATTCGTTTATGGTAAGTCAATTTGAAAATATCAACAACAAAAACGCACATAGAAAAAATACTGCTTTAGAAATTTTAAAAGCTTTGCCTGACCTTGATATTTTTTTAGCAGGTTTTGGCACAGGTGGGACTATAAGTGGGGTAGGAGAAATTTTAAAAGAACACAATCCTAATATCAAAATCATAGCTTTAGAACCTGCAGCCTCACCACTTTTGAGTCAAAATACCGCTGCAAGTCATAAAATTCAAGGTATAGGTGCAAATTTTATTCCTAAAATTTTAAATCAAAAAATTATAGATGAGATAGTTTGTGTAAGTAATGAAGATGCTATAAATACAGCCTTAGAGCTTGGTAAAAACGGCATAATGGCAGGAATTTCAAGTGGTGCAAATATATATATGGCTAGAAAAATCGCTTTAGAAAATCCCGATAAAAAAGTCTTAACTATGTTAAATGATACAGCAGAGCGATATTTATCAACTGATTTATTTGCAAATTTATAA
- a CDS encoding HU family DNA-binding protein, which yields MTKADFISQVAQTAGLTKKDATAATDAVIATITDVLAKGDSISFIGFGTFSVAERAAREARVPSTGATIKVPATKVAKFKVGKNLKDAVAAAKTAKKAKK from the coding sequence ATGACTAAAGCAGATTTTATTTCTCAAGTTGCTCAAACTGCTGGGCTAACTAAAAAAGATGCAACTGCAGCTACTGATGCAGTAATCGCTACTATTACTGATGTATTAGCTAAAGGTGATAGCATTAGCTTTATCGGTTTTGGTACATTTTCTGTAGCTGAAAGAGCTGCTAGAGAAGCTAGAGTACCAAGCACTGGTGCTACTATCAAAGTACCTGCTACTAAAGTTGCTAAATTTAAAGTAGGTAAAAACCTTAAAGATGCAGTTGCTGCTGCTAAAACCGCTAAAAAAGCTAAAAAATAA
- a CDS encoding MBOAT family O-acyltransferase, with product MVFSSYEFIFIFLPIVLIIFYMLKKFNHIQSAKLFLVLASLFFYAFWKVEYVLILLLSMGVNFYLANLILLNRKKVKLLFYSGVFFNLALLAFFKYTDFLLENFNVFFQIVQLDFNIPLPHILLPLAISFFTFQQIAFLVDCYKRTNIESLKSENTYKINILDYALFITFFPQLIAGPIVHHKEMMPQFKSMLWNNSILINWENIAKGLFIFSMGLFKKVYIADSFALWANAGFKIVENGGTLNIFEAWATSLSYTFQLYFDFSGYCDMAIGIALFFSIKLPINFNSPYKALNISDFWRRWHITLGKFLKDYLYIPLGGNRVSKIINLRNLFIVAFVSGVWHGAGWGFVIWGVLHGLAMVLHRIYAFITPNVKFKESIIYKIFAWFVTFNFINLAWIFFRSENLQGAINLLKAMFGITWMELPYRFYSRWKHTLASINGSNETLIYIIVCMILCIGFKNSIEKTNVMKPNVFYILVVIFFLYTSIFILGVIPYTEFIYFNF from the coding sequence ATGGTTTTTAGTTCTTATGAATTTATATTTATATTTTTACCTATAGTTTTAATTATATTTTATATGCTTAAAAAATTTAATCATATTCAAAGCGCAAAATTATTTTTAGTCTTAGCAAGTTTATTTTTTTATGCTTTTTGGAAGGTTGAATATGTTTTGATTTTATTGCTTTCTATGGGTGTGAATTTTTATCTTGCAAATTTAATTTTACTTAATAGAAAAAAAGTAAAATTGTTATTTTATAGTGGTGTGTTTTTTAATTTAGCTTTACTTGCTTTTTTTAAATACACTGATTTTCTTTTAGAAAATTTTAATGTATTTTTTCAAATAGTCCAACTAGATTTTAATATTCCTTTGCCGCATATATTACTACCTTTAGCTATATCTTTTTTTACTTTTCAACAAATTGCTTTTTTAGTAGATTGTTATAAAAGAACAAATATAGAAAGTTTAAAAAGTGAAAATACATATAAAATAAATATTTTAGATTATGCTTTGTTTATAACATTTTTTCCTCAACTTATAGCAGGTCCAATAGTGCATCATAAAGAAATGATGCCTCAATTTAAGAGTATGCTTTGGAATAATTCTATTCTTATTAATTGGGAAAATATAGCTAAAGGATTATTTATATTTTCTATGGGTTTATTTAAGAAAGTATATATTGCTGATTCTTTTGCGCTTTGGGCTAATGCAGGGTTTAAGATAGTTGAAAATGGAGGTACTTTAAATATTTTTGAAGCTTGGGCAACTTCTTTATCTTATACTTTTCAGCTTTATTTTGATTTTAGTGGCTATTGTGATATGGCTATAGGTATAGCTTTATTTTTTAGTATAAAACTTCCTATTAATTTTAACTCTCCTTATAAAGCATTAAATATAAGTGATTTTTGGAGAAGATGGCATATAACATTAGGTAAATTTTTAAAAGATTATTTATATATACCTTTAGGTGGTAATAGAGTTTCTAAGATTATAAATTTAAGAAATCTTTTTATAGTAGCTTTTGTTAGTGGAGTATGGCATGGAGCTGGATGGGGTTTTGTGATATGGGGGGTGTTGCATGGACTAGCTATGGTACTTCATAGAATATATGCTTTTATAACCCCAAATGTAAAATTTAAAGAAAGCATCATTTATAAAATATTTGCATGGTTTGTAACTTTTAATTTTATTAATCTTGCGTGGATATTTTTTAGAAGCGAAAATCTTCAAGGTGCTATAAATCTTTTAAAAGCTATGTTTGGTATAACTTGGATGGAATTGCCATACAGATTTTATTCAAGATGGAAACATACTTTGGCTTCCATCAATGGTAGTAATGAAACTTTAATTTACATTATCGTTTGTATGATTTTATGTATTGGGTTTAAAAATAGTATCGAAAAAACTAATGTTATGAAACCCAATGTATTTTATATTTTAGTTGTTATATTTTTCTTATATACATCTATATTTATTTTAGGTGTAATTCCCTATACTGAATTTATTTATTTTAACTTCTAA
- the waaF gene encoding lipopolysaccharide heptosyltransferase II gives MNIFINLPTWLGDAVMASAAIYAIKEKYPQAKFTFYGSFVSTELFKRFENAQILVENKKQRYKQILQARKNLGKFDLAFSFRSAFSSKIILNLIKAKKRFYFDKNILKEEHQVLKYLNFIEKALNFKATSNSLKLPIKAKSTQKILGINPGAHFGSAKRWEASYFARVAKEFSSTHQILIFGVESEREICDEIEQFLLKEGIRAKNLCGKTSIYTLCKNISMLDLLITNDSGPMHIGAVYGVKTVAVFGSTKFSQTSPWQENAKIAHLNLVCMPCMQKVCPLKHHKCMKDLKPDVVINLAKNFSGV, from the coding sequence ATGAATATTTTTATCAACCTTCCTACTTGGCTTGGCGATGCGGTGATGGCTAGTGCGGCTATTTATGCTATAAAAGAAAAGTATCCCCAAGCTAAATTTACTTTTTATGGTTCTTTTGTGAGTACAGAGCTTTTTAAACGCTTTGAAAATGCTCAAATTTTAGTAGAAAATAAAAAACAAAGATATAAGCAAATTTTACAAGCTAGAAAAAACCTTGGTAAATTTGATCTAGCTTTTTCGTTTCGCTCGGCATTTTCAAGTAAGATCATTTTAAATCTAATTAAAGCAAAAAAAAGATTTTATTTTGATAAAAATATTCTAAAAGAAGAACATCAAGTCTTAAAGTACTTAAATTTCATAGAAAAAGCCTTAAATTTTAAAGCCACTTCAAATTCTTTAAAACTCCCTATAAAAGCAAAATCAACTCAAAAAATTTTAGGTATAAATCCAGGTGCACATTTTGGAAGTGCTAAAAGATGGGAGGCGAGTTATTTTGCAAGGGTAGCAAAAGAATTTAGCTCCACGCATCAAATTTTAATCTTTGGAGTAGAAAGTGAGAGAGAAATTTGTGATGAAATTGAACAATTTCTTCTAAAAGAAGGCATAAGGGCAAAAAATCTTTGTGGTAAAACTAGCATTTATACTTTATGTAAAAATATTTCTATGCTTGATTTACTAATCACAAACGATAGTGGTCCTATGCATATAGGCGCAGTTTATGGAGTGAAAACGGTGGCTGTTTTTGGCTCTACTAAATTTAGTCAAACCTCACCTTGGCAAGAAAATGCTAAAATAGCACACTTAAATTTAGTTTGTATGCCTTGTATGCAAAAGGTCTGCCCTTTAAAACATCATAAATGTATGAAAGACTTAAAGCCTGATGTGGTAATAAATTTAGCAAAAAATTTTTCAGGAGTATAA
- a CDS encoding MBOAT family O-acyltransferase, with product MVFSSYEFIFIFLPIVLIIFYMLKKFNHIQSAKLFLVLASLFFYAFWKVEYVLILLLSMGVNFYLANLILLNRKKVKLLFYSGVFFNLALLAFFKYTDFLLENFNVFFQVARLDFNIPLPHILLPLAISFFTFQQIAFLVDCYKRTNIESLKSENAYKINILDYALFITFFPQLIAGPIVHHKEMMPQFKSMLWNNSILINWENIAKGLFIFSMGLFKKVYIADSFALWANAGFKIVENGGTLNIFEAWVTSLSYTFQLYFDFSGYCDMAIGIALFFSIKLPINFNSPYKALNISDFWRRWHITLGKFLKDYLYIPLGGNRVSKIINLRNLFIVAFVSGVWHGAGWGFVIWGVLHGLAMVLHRIYAFITPNVKFKESIIYKIFAWFVTFNFINLAWIFFRSENLQGAINLLKAMFGITWMELPIKWHRMKESLVQISGSNETLIYIIVCMILCIGFKNSIEKLEKFKASYMNSLLVMLFLYIALITLGIVPYTEFIYFNF from the coding sequence ATGGTTTTTAGTTCTTATGAATTTATATTTATATTTTTACCTATAGTTTTAATTATATTTTATATGCTTAAAAAATTTAATCATATTCAAAGTGCAAAATTATTTTTAGTCTTAGCAAGTTTATTTTTTTATGCTTTTTGGAAGGTTGAATATGTTTTGATTTTATTGCTCTCTATGGGTGTAAATTTTTATCTTGCAAATTTAATTTTACTTAATAGAAAAAAAGTAAAATTGTTATTTTACAGTGGTGTATTTTTTAATTTAGCTTTACTTGCTTTTTTTAAATACACCGATTTTCTTTTAGAAAATTTTAATGTATTTTTTCAAGTAGCCCGACTAGATTTTAATATTCCTTTGCCACATATATTACTACCTTTAGCTATATCTTTTTTTACTTTTCAACAAATTGCTTTTTTAGTAGATTGTTATAAAAGAACAAATATAGAAAGTTTAAAAAGTGAAAATGCATACAAAATAAATATTTTAGATTATGCTTTGTTTATAACATTTTTTCCTCAACTTATAGCAGGTCCAATAGTGCATCATAAAGAAATGATGCCTCAATTTAAGAGTATGCTTTGGAATAATTCTATTCTTATTAATTGGGAAAATATAGCCAAAGGATTATTTATATTTTCTATGGGTTTATTTAAGAAAGTATATATTGCTGATTCTTTTGCGCTTTGGGCTAATGCAGGGTTTAAGATAGTTGAAAATGGAGGTACTTTAAATATTTTTGAAGCTTGGGTAACTTCTTTATCTTATACTTTTCAACTTTATTTTGATTTTAGTGGCTATTGTGATATGGCTATAGGTATAGCTTTATTTTTTAGTATAAAACTTCCTATTAATTTTAACTCTCCTTATAAAGCATTGAATATAAGTGATTTTTGGAGAAGATGGCATATAACATTAGGTAAATTTTTAAAAGATTATTTATATATACCTTTGGGTGGTAATAGGGTTTCTAAGATTATAAATTTAAGAAATCTTTTTATAGTAGCTTTTGTTAGTGGAGTATGGCATGGAGCTGGATGGGGTTTTGTGATATGGGGAGTGTTGCATGGATTAGCTATGGTACTTCATAGAATATATGCTTTTATAACCCCAAATGTAAAATTTAAAGAAAGCATCATTTATAAAATATTTGCATGGTTTGTAACTTTTAATTTTATTAATCTTGCGTGGATATTTTTTAGAAGCGAAAATCTTCAAGGTGCTATAAATCTTTTAAAAGCTATGTTTGGTATAACTTGGATGGAATTGCCTATAAAATGGCATAGAATGAAAGAATCTTTAGTGCAAATTAGTGGTAGTAATGAAACTTTAATTTACATTATCGTTTGTATGATTTTATGTATTGGGTTTAAAAATAGTATCGAAAAGCTTGAAAAGTTTAAAGCTAGTTATATGAATTCTTTATTAGTTATGCTTTTTTTATATATAGCTTTGATAACTTTAGGCATAGTTCCCTATACTGAATTTATTTATTTTAACTTCTAA
- a CDS encoding glycosyltransferase family 2 protein, producing MSQISIILPTYNVEKYIAKTLESCINQTFKDIEIIIVDDLGNDKSIDIAKEYASKDDRIKIIHNEENLGTFASRNIGVLNAKSDFIMFLDPDDYLELNACELGLEKIKNVDMVVFDAYVHRVKFKKFYRFKQDEYFNKDDFLNFLLNQKHFCWSVWAKVYRKNLILKSFEYVDFKERLCYGEDVLFNYINFIISESFFVSRECIYRYEFNENGRYENKNKGILWQNYKHKKQSLKYIKKLANIFPYKYFNEKILEVLVKEKKFLYHTSKN from the coding sequence ATGAGTCAAATTTCCATCATACTACCAACTTATAATGTGGAAAAATATATTGCTAAAACATTAGAAAGTTGTATTAACCAAACTTTTAAGGATATAGAAATCATTATAGTAGATGACCTTGGCAATGATAAAAGTATAGATATAGCTAAAGAATATGCTAGTAAAGATGATAGAATAAAAATCATACATAATGAAGAAAATTTAGGAACCTTTGCTAGTAGAAATATAGGTGTATTAAATGCAAAATCAGATTTTATAATGTTTTTAGATCCTGATGATTATTTAGAGCTTAATGCTTGTGAGCTTGGGCTTGAAAAAATTAAAAATGTAGATATGGTAGTGTTTGATGCGTATGTACATAGGGTGAAATTTAAGAAATTTTATAGATTTAAACAAGATGAATATTTTAATAAAGATGATTTTTTAAATTTCTTACTCAATCAAAAGCATTTTTGCTGGAGTGTTTGGGCAAAAGTATATAGAAAAAATTTGATTTTAAAAAGTTTTGAATATGTTGATTTCAAAGAAAGACTTTGCTATGGGGAGGATGTGCTTTTTAATTATATAAATTTTATAATTAGTGAGAGTTTTTTTGTATCGCGAGAATGTATATACCGCTATGAATTTAATGAAAATGGTAGATATGAAAACAAAAATAAAGGAATTTTATGGCAAAATTACAAGCATAAAAAACAAAGTTTAAAATACATTAAAAAATTAGCTAATATTTTTCCATATAAGTATTTTAATGAAAAAATATTAGAAGTTTTAGTAAAAGAAAAAAAATTTTTATATCATACAAGTAAAAACTGA
- the rfbA gene encoding glucose-1-phosphate thymidylyltransferase RfbA, with amino-acid sequence MKGIILAGGSGTRLYPSTLTLCKQLLPIYDKPMIYYPLSVLMLAQIQEVLIISTPKDIVKFQELFQDGSWLGMDISYCIQEKPEGLAQGLILASDFIKNDDIALILGDNIFYGQGFTDILKTAKEDAKKHYASIFSYHVKDPERFGVAEISKNGEVLSIEEKPQQPKSNYAVTGLYFYDNQAIDIAKNIKPSQRGELEITDVNIEYLKLKKLKSQILGRGFAWVDTGTHDSLIEASSFVQTIELRQGYKIACLEEIAFRNGWIDETKLLKRAKLLEKSGYGSYLQKILQGF; translated from the coding sequence ATGAAAGGAATTATACTTGCAGGTGGCTCTGGAACAAGACTATATCCTAGTACTTTAACTTTATGTAAACAATTACTTCCAATCTATGATAAACCTATGATTTATTATCCACTTTCGGTGTTAATGCTTGCTCAAATTCAAGAAGTTTTAATTATATCTACACCAAAAGACATAGTAAAATTTCAAGAACTTTTTCAAGATGGATCATGGCTTGGGATGGATATATCCTATTGTATTCAAGAAAAACCTGAAGGATTAGCACAAGGCTTAATACTTGCTAGTGATTTTATAAAAAATGATGACATAGCTTTAATTTTAGGAGATAATATCTTCTACGGACAAGGCTTTACAGATATACTTAAAACCGCAAAAGAAGATGCAAAAAAACATTATGCAAGTATATTTTCATATCATGTAAAAGATCCAGAGCGTTTTGGGGTAGCAGAAATTTCTAAAAATGGAGAAGTTTTAAGCATAGAAGAAAAACCTCAGCAACCTAAAAGCAACTATGCTGTTACAGGATTATATTTTTATGATAATCAGGCTATAGACATAGCTAAAAATATCAAACCAAGTCAAAGAGGCGAACTAGAGATAACTGATGTAAATATAGAATATTTAAAACTAAAAAAACTAAAATCTCAAATTCTAGGAAGGGGTTTTGCTTGGGTTGATACCGGAACACATGATAGTCTCATAGAAGCAAGTTCTTTTGTGCAAACAATAGAATTAAGACAAGGTTATAAAATAGCCTGCTTAGAAGAAATAGCCTTTAGAAATGGGTGGATTGATGAGACTAAGCTTTTAAAACGAGCTAAATTATTAGAAAAAAGTGGCTATGGAAGCTATCTTCAAAAAATTTTACAAGGTTTTTAA